The Polyodon spathula isolate WHYD16114869_AA chromosome 3, ASM1765450v1, whole genome shotgun sequence genome has a segment encoding these proteins:
- the mak gene encoding serine/threonine-protein kinase MAK: protein MNRYTILKQLGDGTFGSVLMGKSNESGELVAIKRMKRKFHSWEECMNLREVKSLKKLKHANVIKLKEVIRENDHLYFVFEYMKENLYQLMKDRENKLFSESEIRNIMFQLISGLAFVHKHGFFHRDMKPENLLCMGPELIKIGDFGLAREIRSRPPYTDYVSTRWYRAPEVLLRSSVYSSPIDMWAVGCIMAELYTLRPLFPGNSEVDEIFKICQVLGTVKKNDWPEGYQLAGAMNFRFPQCVPTHLNTLIPNASNEAIALMRDMLQWDPKKRPTTTQALLYPYFQVGQILGPPPQYVEQQKAQNKPVQPTEPKPVSLSKTEPQSSPEPIIEVQPKVNHQPLQQIQLPQQMSNQSDLPNMTFKQHQPYLPTTNNSPAVKPAAAGNENSIVGSKSGRRRWGQTILKTSDSWDEFDDSDIGVSYSKKCSIGSMKEKINEESLFRSAEQNPSYAYGTGNRVTANAIVNRIESGVSNSSSARQHYLQQSRYLPGVNHKNSSVVVGNKESSQDLWGNSSTLITKPLRPIGGGMSVNRANAAHFGGTHYTSGVYIPSFQKKEVGSAGQRIQLAPLGGPSANYDGWKTKAARSQLSGTSFNTAGKNSGNLLSQAPPIQPVHGRIDWAAKYSTHR, encoded by the exons TCATTGAAGAAGCTGAAGCATGCCAACGTTATAAAGTTAAAGGAAGTGATCCGGGAAAATGACCATCTGTACTTTGTTTTTGAATATATGAAAGAAAACCTCTATCAGTTAATGAAGGACAG AGAAAATAAGCTGTTCAGTGAAAGTGAAATAAGGAACATAATGTTCCAATTGATCTCTGGCTTAGCTTTTGTACACAAGCATG GATTTTTTCATCGTGATATGAAACCAGAGAATCTGCTCTGCATGGGCCCTGAACTTATAAAAATTGGAGATTTTGGATTAGCTAGAGAAATTAGGTCACGTCCTCCTTACACAGACTATGTTTCCACCAGATG GTATCGTGCTCCAGAAGTGTTGCTGAGATCTTCAGTTTACAGTTCTCCCATTGACATGTGGGCAGTGGGCTGTATAATGGCTGAGCTCTATACTCTGCGGCCCCTTTTCCCAGGAAATAGTGAAGTCGATGAAATCTTTAAGATTTGCCAAGTGTTGggaacagtgaagaag AATGACTGGCCGGAAGGCTATCAGCTTGCAGGGGCTATGAATTTCCGTTTCCCACAGTGTGTACCAACACACCTTAATACACTAATTCCAAATGCCAGCAATGAAGCCATTGCCCTGATGAGAGACATGCTACAGTGGGATCCAAAAAAGAGGCCTACAACCACCCAG GCACTGCTGTACCCTTACTTTCAAGTTGGACAAATTTTGGGACCACCTCCACAGTATGTAGAGCAGCAAAAGGCCCAGAACAAACCAGTACAGCCAACAGAGCCGAAGCCAGTATCCCTGTCTAAAACCGAGCCACAGTCTTCACCGGAGCCTATCATCGAGGTTCAGCCCAAAGTAAACCACCAACCACTGCAGCAGATTCAACTGCCACAACAGATGTCCAACCAGTCTGACCTACCAAATATGACCTTCAAACAGCACCAGCCATACCTACCAACCACAAATAACAGCCCTGCAGTT AAACCAGCTGCAGCGGGCAATGAAAATAGTATTGTTGGTAGTAAAAGTGGCCGAAGGCGCTGGGGGCAGACTATACTGAAAACCTCGGACAGCTGGGACGAATTTGATGATTCAGACATTGGTGTCTCCTATTCAAAAAAGTGTAGTATAGGATCcatgaaggaaaaaataaatgaggAGTCTCTCTTTCG GTCTGCAGAACAGAACCCCTCCTATGCATATGGTACTGGAAACAGAGTTACAGCCAATGCCATAGTAAACAGGATAGAGTCAGGAGTTTCAAACTCATCTTCAGCACGGCAACACTATTTACAACAATCAAGGTACCTTCCTG GTGTAAATCACAAGAATTCTTCAGTAGTAGTAGGAAATAAAGAATCATCCCAAGATCTATGGGGCAATTCTTCAACTTTAATTACTAAACCACTGAGGCCAATTGGAGGAGGAATGTCAGTTAACAGAGCCAATGCAG cacATTTTGGAGGGACTCACTATACTTCTGGAGTATACATCCCATCATTTCAGAAAAAGGAGGTTGGTTCAGCTGGACAGAGGATTCAGCTGGCACCCTTAGGAGGTCCATCTGCAA ATTATGATGGATGGAAGACCAAAGCAGCACGTTCACAATTGTCAGGCACAAGTTTCAACACTGCTGGAAAAAATTCTGGTAACCTCTTATCCCAGGCTCCACCAATCCAACCTGTGCACGGAAGAATAGACTGGGCAGCCAAATATAGTACCCATCGGTAG